The nucleotide sequence TCCCAATTGTACATTATGTCCAATCTTAATGTTTCCCTGGTAATCAAACTCATTCATTATCGCCTTGATCAGGGTAGATTTTCCTTGACCATTTTGCCCTACAAAAGCTATTTTACTTCCTCGTTCAATAAAAAGGTTAATGTCTTTAAAAATAATTTTATCATCAAATGCTTTTTGCACATTTTCCATTTCTAAAACTACTTTTCCGGGTGTGATTGAAACTGGAAAAGAAATATTCATCACAGAATTATCGTCTTCATCTACCTCAATCCGTTCCACTTTATCCAACTTTTTAATTAAAGATTGCGCCATGGAAGCTTTAGTGGCTTTATATCGAAATTTCTCGATTAATTTTTCGGTTTCTTCTATTTTTTTAGCTTGATTTTTCTGAGCCGCCAACTGCATTTCTCGCATCTCCTGCCTTAAAACCAAATATTGTGTGTAGGGCTTATTGAAATCATAGATTTTTCCTAATGAAATTTCTATGGTTCGGTTGGTGACATTGTCTAAGAACATTTTATCGTGCGATACCAACACCACAGCTCCTGAAAATGATTTTAAAAAGGTTTCCAACCATATAATCGATTCAATATCTAAGTGGTTTGTGGGTTCATCTAATAGCAAAATATCATTGTTTTGAAGCAATAGTTTTGCCAATTCAATACGCATGCGCCAACCCCCTGAAAAAGTATCGGTTAATTGATCAAAATCTGCACGTTTAAACCCTAAACCCAACAATACTTTCTCGGTGTTTCCTTGATATAAATAACCACCCAAAATATCAAACCGATGAGTTAAATCACTTACTTTTTCAATAATTTCGTGATATGCTTCTGATTCATAATCGGTTCTGTTAATCAATTCGGCATTCCATTTTGCCAATTCTTTCTCCACATACTGAATTTCATCAAAAGCCTGATACGCTTCCTCCAAAATGGTTCTTCCTTTTACAAAATCGATATCTTGCTTTAAAAAACCAATTTTAATTTCTTTGTCAAACGCAATGGTTCCGGAATCTGGTTCAACTTCGCCCGAAAGAATTTTTAACATGGTAGATTTTCCTGCCCCATTTTTCCCTACCAAACCTACTCTATCGCCAGCTCCCAAGCGAAAAGTTACATTTTCAAACAAAAAATCGCCGCTAAACGCAACCGACAAATCGTGTATATTAAGCATATTGCTATTTTATTAATTGTAATTTTTTGTAATATCTTGCTACATTGATATTGTGATCCAAAGGTACATTATTTTCTATGTTTTGATACAATTTATCTGCAAGATACGGCCCTAATAGCACGCCGCGTGTACCCAAACCGTTTAAAACATGAATATTTTTGTATTGATAGTGAGCACCCACCAAAGGTCTGCGGTCTTTAACAGTGGGGCGGACTCCTGCCACATGATCTATCACTTCATACGGACAAGAAATCAACTTTTCTAATCCTTCTAAAAGTTCTGCCCTTGCTTGCTGTGTTGGAACATCGGTTTTGTCAGCCCAATCGTAAGTAGCACCAATCTTGTACATATCATCTCCCAAAGGAATGATAAATATGTTTGATTTAACGATGCTATGCAGCTTCAAATTTGGAATTCGTACATAAAGCAATTCTCCTTTTGTTCCATCTAAAGGTAAAAGATTAAAAAAAGGATTGTTATGCATGGAAAAACCTTCGGCAAAAATTAAATGTTTCGCTTCTACATTTTTATAAATAACTCCTTCAGATTTCATATATACGTCCTCATAAATAAATTCCTCTTCAAGGAATAGTTCATGCGTTTTGAGAAACCTTTGATAGGCATTTATAAACCGACCTACATTTAAAAATCCGGTGTTATAAACTTCTCCGAACAAAAAGGGACTATCAATATGCGGAATCTCTTCTTTCTTAAGCTGCACATTCAAATGTGGAGCTGTCAAAGGATGATCACATGCTAAAAACCAATTATTTTGCTCTTCGATTGATGCAAATTTTCTGTAAATAGGTACTTTATAGTAAAAAGAATCTTGCAGTAATTTCTCCGCTTGCGGATAAAAGTTATGGGCCAAAGCGATTTGATCATCGGCCTCCCATATCGAAGTAAATCTTTTTAGAACCAATGGATTAAACATACCACCAGCAACTTGAGAGGAAGTTCGTTTTCCATGATCTATTACCACAAACGATTTATTGTTTTGCCAACAAAAATCCGCAAAACAAACGCCAGCTAATCCAGCACCTACAATTAAATAATCAACTTTCATAATAATAAAAAAAACTCTTATCAAATGATAAGAGTTTTATAGTTTAGATTACAAAATTAGTAATTCCATAAATCATCTTCAAATTCTCGGATCGATTCTTTGATACGCTCTGCTTCTAATAATTGCATCATGGCATTACCCTGTACATAGTCGCTAATATTTCTGTCTCCATAAATATTGTCCGCCTTATAAATTGTACTAGAGAACTTACGTGCATTGAACAGGTAGTCAAAGTTAATCTTCATTGCCGGATTTTTCTCATTATAAGCATACGAATTGTATAACACATCGCGTGCATCCGGGAAGAAAATCCAGAATAAAGGAACAGCTTGTTCAAACTCTCTACCTTTAGTATTTATATCTGTTACAACTGGTGCCAAACCTAACAAGCGGTATTTTAACTCTCCTGCATTGCGGTCTAAATACCACATACCCATCGTACGGTATTCTTGAACGTCATTAGGCCTAATTACTGTAGTATAAATATACTGCTCATCAATTTTACCCTCTAACATTAATTGCTCTTTACCATACTCTGTTGTATCCTTACGCATAAATTTAGATTCTAAGTCTTTTATATTTAATTTAAACTTAAAATTCTCGTCTTCATACACTTCATTGATCTTTTTGTTCATTACGGCATCTTTTAAAATGTTCCATAATGGTTTGCGATCCATGGTTTCTTCCATTGGAAAATAATACACCAAATTTTGTCTTTGGTCTAAAGGCAATACTTCCCATACTTTTTTCTGAAAAATAATATCGCGATCATTCACGTACTCATAAGGTATAGGTCCGTCAGCCTTTGCATAGATTTCTTCGATTGATTCATCACCAATCTCATTAGGCGACTGTGCATTTAAAATATTGTTCTGTGCAAAGGTTGCACCTGAAACAAATACTGCACAAGCCGTTAAAAATAAATTCTTAATATTTTTCATAAATTCGAATTTTTTATTGTATTGTATAAGTTGCGTCTGTTGGGTCTTTTACAATTACCTCAGGAGCTTCAACCAACTTAACTTTCATGTTTGTGATTCGTACTACATCACCAGGACGCAAACGGTTTGCTTTTGCTTGAACTTCAGGAGGAAGTGCACCACCACCATTAACAGTTTGAGAACCAATACCAGGGAATACAATGGTGTATTGAGTTACTCTCAAAGTTACATCAAAGTCAAAATCTTCCATTTTAGCAGTAACAGTTGATATAGCAAAATTGCTTGCAGGTCCTTTAGCATTAGGTTCATTTCGGATAAATCCGCGAGGACGAGGCAATGGTTTGATTCTAAATACTTGCTTTGATGAAATTGCTTTTCCATCAGGCATAGTACCTGTTGCAGTAATTACAGCTTCTTTACCAGCAGTAGGTTTAAACATAAACTTACCGTTACCAATTTTTCTTAAAGAACCATTTGTAGCAGAAGCAGTAACTTTATCAGATGTGATTCCTTCCACAGTAATAGAGATAGGGTTGTCTAATCCAATGTAAACTACATTCATTTTATCTGCTGAAATGGTTGCAGAACTTGGACGGCTAACCACCATATAGTTAGAGTTTAAGATATCTACTACAATCGGTTCACCATCTTCCATGAACGTAAATTTACCAGTAAATTTATGCTCTCCTAAGCCAGACGCAGTAGAAGTTCCTTCTACCTGACCTGCTTTAATTCTTGATTGAGGAATAGTTGCTCCATTTACCACAACCGAAGTTGGAACAGTTGAAGTATCATAACGACCCAATACTACTTTATACTTAATAGGCTCTCCTTGGTAATAAACTGCTTTATCAGGAATAACCATTGCTTGGTAATGCTTCATTGAAGCAGCTTGCTTTAAAGAATTTCCAAGGAATAAGTTATATGCTTCATGCTCTAATTGGCGCACATCGTTTTGCATTGATGATAAATAAGCCAAAGAAGAAACTGCTGGATAACCTTTAAAGTGATAATCTAAATAAGGAATATCTTTTCCATCTTTATTCTTAACATCACTTGTATTAAATCTCTTCTCAATATCATCAACAAGAAATTTATACTTAACATCGTTTCCTACAATAGCTTTAAAATCAGATTTGTATTTTGCAATACGTCCCATGATTTCTTTACCTTTTGCAGATAATCCTTCACCTTCAAACCAACCATAGTCAATTGTTTGACCTTTGTCCATTTGCTCGTAAGGCAATTTATTTGTTTCCGAGTCTATTTCAAAACCTTTAGTTGCATCGCTTTTTAAAGAACCTATATAATTATAAAATTCTGTGGAAAGCTTTTCAACTTGTTTTGCCTTTTCATAAGGATCGGTATAACGTGCAGGTTCATCTTCAGCTTTCATTGCCAAGCCTGCAAGTAATACTTTATTTGTATCCTCAGCATTTGCATTTGCTGATTCAAACTTTTCATTCATTAATCCAAAAGCGGTTAACACTTCTTTTGACATATTTAGGGCCATCATAGCGATGAACACAAGATACATCAGGTTAATCATCTTTTGTCTAGGGGTTTGTTTTCCAGATGCCATATCTAATTAGATTTTTTTAAGAGTTAATACTAATTAGCTGTTTTTCCCATAGCAGATAACATTCCACCATAAACTGCATTTAATGTAGATAAATTAGATGTTAATGACATCATTTGCTCTTTCAATTTCAAGTTGTTTTCTGCAACCTCTCTGTTGATGTCTGCATTTTTAGTAGCGCTCTCTAATTGTACTTTATACATTGTGTTTAAAGTTTCTAATTGAGAAGCCGCCGTAGCCATTTCCTCTGCATATCTGTTTGAAGAAGCAACTGCATCAACAGTTGGAGCAATTCCTTTTGCTGCCGATTCAAAGTTTTTGATACTGTCGCGTAAACTTTCCATTAAGTTTCCATCGATTTTAGCTTCTTTCAAAATATTATCTAATTTTTCAGACAATAAACTTCTTTCCATTGTTGGTTGTGCAACCGCTGGTTGAGAAGATACTGACGCTGCTGCATATGCAGGAGCTGTTGATCTTTGAGATGATGAAGATCCACCAACTGCAGAAGTTGAAACCGTACCAGTTACTCCTACATTACCTGCAACTTGCATTGCACGAGGCTCTCCGCCTTTTAATTCAGGGTACACTCTTGCCCAATCTAAATCTTCATCAACTGGTTCAAAAGCTGAAATTGCGAAGATTAATGCTTCTACTAATAGACCTACAGTTAACATATTATTACCGTTTAAAGGTCCCAATTCCATATGTGTGATTTTAAATAATGCACCTACGATTACAACTGCTGCTCCCATACCGTAGCAGAAATTCATTACTTTTTTAGGTATAGCCATCTTGTATAATATTTAATTTTAGTTAGTTAAATGTTTAAGTATAAATTATTTTGCGTTTCTTCCACTTTGAGGAGTATTTGCCTCGTTTAACAATCCTGGACCTGGAGCTGAAACTACAGTTCTAAAACCGATATAACAACGAGCTGAATCTGCATTTTCGCGATCGCGAGTTGCTACTTGTAGGAAATAACTTGGATCTCTCCATGAACCTCCACGAACCACTTTCATTGGGTTTGAAGTTGTTCTTCCTTTTGGTTTTAAACTAGATTGTAAAATGTAACTTTCTTCATCATAAGACGAATCTGTCCATTCTGCTACGTTACCCGCCATATTATAAAGGTTATAACCATTTGGCTTGTATGAACGTGCTTCTGCTGTGTATAATGCACCATCTATTGCATAATCACCTCTATCTGGTTTAAAGTTTGCTAAGAAACAAGCTTTTTCATCAGTGGTGTAAGGACCACCCCAAGGATACATTGCGCTTTTTAGACCTCCACGAGCTGCATATTCCCATTCAGATTCACTTGGAACGCGGTATTCATATAAGTTATGATCCATGTTTCTATCTGATGTGTATGCTTTTTTGTATAATGTTCTCCAAGCTGCAAATGCTTTTGCTTGGTGATGTGTAACACCAACTACTGGGTACTCACCATACGCTTCATGCCAAAAATATTCTTTAAACATTGGCTCGTTGTAGGAATAGTTGAAGTTTTTAACCCAAGCAGTAGTATCAGGATATACATTTACGATCTCTGTTTTAAGGAATTTAGCCTGACGGTTTCTTACCTCGTTCGAAGAATCGTTAATGTATGCGTTTTCGTCCCACCAAGAATATTTAAAGTTTAATTTATTCACATCGAAGGTAACCATTCCGTTTAAGTTTTGGTCTGCAGGAATGTATAACGAATCCATCACCTCTACATAGTATTCATCTGGGTAGCGGCGAGGGTCTGTTATTAATCGTGCTTTTTTGTTTAAACGACGACCAGCATATTCATCATCATCCATTGCCATACTGTAATAGTTATCATACATATAACGATCGTATGCTGTTTGATTTTGATTTAATGATGGATCTTGAACCTCTTGAAATGCAAACGCTCCAATTCCACCTGCAGTAGCATCCATACCCATTTCATCTGCCATAATAGCTAAACGGGTTCTGATAATAGAATCTTTAACGTGCTCTACAAACTTACGGTATTGGTTGTTTGTAATTTCCGTTTCATCCATGTACATTGAACCAATTGTAACAGTGCGTGCAGGGGCATCTTCAGCACCAAGTAAATCTTCGTGAGTTTTACCCATTGTAAAAGATCCACCTGGAATAAAAGCCATTCCCTGTGGCTTTTCGGTAATCCAACGTTTCCCTTGTACTCCATCTAGTAGTTCTCCTCTGTCACCAGAACCACAACTGAACAAAAGCGAGGCAACCGCAGAAAGTGTAATGAACTTCTTCATATATTAATTGGGGTTTTATTTTAAAAATTATTCAAAGCGTAAACCTATTTAATTATTTTTAAATATACAACGAAATCTTAAAAAAAAATTTAATTTATATTTAACAATTTAATTTTAAACATTCTTATCCTAGCAGTTTTTTGTTTGCCCGCCACCATCTTTCTGGCACTATATTTTGCAAAGATTGCTTGTAATCATCATAGCTACAAGGGAATAACACTTTGCGATTGGCATCCACTAAACTGTTAATTTCGATCCACCAGCGTTCTGAAACATCGCTTTTAAAAAAAATCAATTCTTGCTCTTCTAATGGAACAATGTATTTCATGTAACTGGATTTGCTAATATAAGGATATTCATTCATTCTAAAATTAAATCCTTCAACAAAATACCATAAAATTTGAGTAATTAGCAAACTTTTTTCTGATATATTATCAATATTAAAAACTCCAAAGCTACTTACACGGTCGCTTAATCCCGCGTAACGTGCTAATGCACAGATTTCTCGCCCATCAAAACCGTTTGGAAAAAATTCTGAAAAAAATCCTAAATCGGCCGATTTTATCGCATGAATATCTAAACTTACAATGTCTGCATCACGCAAAACCGGTTCGGCAATTTTTATATCGGTGATCAATTCTCCTAATCGATAGGCTTCAAAATACATTTTATCTATCAAATCGATTTCTTCTTGCGAATTAAAATAGGTTTGATACCCCAGCACACTGAAATTGTACAAATTTGCCGGTGTATCCATTATAATGTGGGTCATGAAATTTTCCGACGGATTTTCCACATCGTTCACCACATCTATTTTATTATCAATACAAACCAAATTCACATTTTGTTCCATGGCATCATAACCGCGATAAAGCCCATAGGTTAAATCTTGCGATCCTCCCAAAACAATGGGTACAATACGCTGTTTTAGCAAATCGGTCACCAGCATTTTAATGGCCACATAGGTATCTTGAATGGTTTCGCCGGCATGAATTGTTCCCAAATCTACCATTTTTTTTGTCCAATTACCAGGAAAAAGTTGATAGAAATTTTTTCGAAACGTATCAAAACCCACTTGATTGGTGGTTCCTGAACTGCCTCGGTTTTCGTTTACGGTAATCAATGCCAACTGCACATTTTCAAGATCAGGAAATGCGTTTTGCTTATGAATTGCCATTGTTTTTCCTAAGGAATGCTGCGGCAAGGTATCGATAAGTTGTTCTAATTCTTTAGAAATAGGCGTTAATATTTCGTACATCATCTGTTGCTATTTTTTTGTTGTACGTTTTGTGCTTTTTGTTGTTGTTTTCTTTGTGGATGCTTTTTTAGCTGTCGATTTTTTTGCAGCCGTCTTTTTTGCTGGAGCTTTTTGTTCGATCAGTTTTTGAATTTCTTCTAAGGTTAAAGCAGCTGCATCTACATCTTTGCTTAATTCAATTTTTACCTTTCCTTGCAAGATTACCGATCTGCCCCAACGTGCTTTTTCTACACGAATGCCTTCTTCCTTAAAATCGTGAATTACTTTATCTTTTTCTTTTTGAAGCTTATCTGCGATTAATTCTTCAATATCTGCTTGAGAAAGAGCATCAAAATTGTATTTTTTGTTTACGTTGATAAACATATTGTTCCATTTGATAAACGGTCCAAAACGTCCCACTCCTTTTTGAACAGGCAATCCTTGATAAATAGCAATAGGCGCATCGGCTTTTTGCTTTTCTTTTATCAATTCAATAGCGCGTTCCAGGCTCACATCTAGCGGTTCTTCGCCTTTGGCTAATGAAACAAACATATCTGCATAGCGCACATACGGGCCAAATCGTCCGTTGTTTACCTCAACTGTTTCGCCTTGATAGGTTCCTAAGTTTTTGGGCAACAAGAACAAAGTTAAGGCTTCTTCTAAGGTTATTGTTCCAATGTTTTGGGTAGGACTTAGACTTGCGAATTGTTTTTCTTCGTCTTCAGCATCGCCAATTTGCGCCATAGGACCAAATTTCCCTAAACGCACCAATACGGGTTTTCCTGTTTTGGGATCTTTTCCTAAAATACGTTCGCCTGATTCGCGCTCGGCATTTTTTTCCACATCGATCACATTGGGATGAAAATGACTGTAAAATTCATTCATCATTTTGGTCCAATCTAAATTTCCTTCGGCAATCTCATCGAAACTACCTTCCACGCGGGCTGTGAAATTATAATCTAAAATGGTTGCGAAATTCTTTACCAAGAAATCGGTAACAATATTTCCGATATCAGTAGGAATTAATTTTCCTTTATCAGCACCTACCTTCTCTATTTGTGTGCTTGTTTTGATGTTTCCGCTTTCTAAACGCAATAATTGATAGTTGCGCTCGGTACCTTCGGCAGTTCCTTTTTCCACATAATTTCTCGCAATAATGGTTGAAATGGTTGGCGCATAAGTTGACGGGCGACCAATTCCCAATTCCTCTAACTTTTTTACCAAAGCCGCTTCGGTGTAGCGCGCAGGTGGTCTTGAGAAACGTTCTGTTGCAGTGATGTAATTATTCTGCAAAGGCTCGTTTACTTTCATGGCAGGCAACAACCCTTCTTGTTCTTCGTCTTCGTCGTCGTTTCCTTCCAAATAAACCTTTAAAAAGCCTTCAAAAAGCAACACTTCACCTGTGGCAACAAAATGCTGGTTGTGCTTATCTGCAACAATAGTTACATTGGTACGCTCTAGCTGTGCATCGCTCATTTGCGAAGCAAGTGTACGCTTCCAGATGAGTTCATACAAACGAGCTTGGTCGCGGTCGACATTTACCGAATGGCGCGACATATCTGTTGGGCGAATAGCTTCGTGGGCTTCTTGTGCGCCTTTTGCCTTGGTGGAAAAATTTCGAGGTTTGCTGAATTCTTTTCCATACACGTTTACAATTTCTGTTTCGGCAGCTTTTATAGCATCTTGTGATAAGTTTACGCTATCGGTTCTCATGTAAGTAATCAACCCGCTTTCGTACAAGCGCTGTGCCAACATCATGGTTTGCGAAACCGAATAATACAGCTTGCGCGATGCTTCTTGTTGCAATGTGGAAGTGGTGAACGGTGCTGCCGGAGATTTTTTTGCCGGTTTGGTTTCTAAATCGGAAACCTTGAATGTGGCATTTATATTTTTTTCAAGAAAAGCCTGCGCTTCGTTTTGCGTTTTAAAGTTCTTTGGCAATTTTGCTTTGAACGATTTCCCGTTTGCCGCCACAAATTCTGCAGCAATATGAAATGATGACTCAGTCTGAAAACTTTCTATTTCGCGTTCGCGCTCTACAATTAAGCGAACCGAAACCGATTGCACACGACCGGCAGATAAACCTGCGCGCACTTTTTTCCATAGAACTGGCGACAATTCATAACCCACCAAACGGTCTAAAACGCGGCGTGCTTGTTGTGCATTTACCAAATTGTAATCAATGGTACGCGGATTTTCGATGGCTTTTTGAATGGCTGTTTTGGTAATTTCATGAAAAACAATACGTTTTGTGTTTTGTTCTTTCAACTTTAATTCTTCTGCTAAATGCCATGCAATTGCCTCTCCTTCGCGGTCTTCATCGGATGCCAACCAAACCGTTTCGGCTTTTTTTGATAAATCTTTTAATTTTTTTACTACAGCTTTTTTATCGGCAGAAACTTCGTATTTTGGTTTAAAATTATTCTCAATATCAACACCAATCTCTTTAGAAGGCAGATCGGCAATGTGCCCAAAGCTTGATTCTACCTGATAATCTTTCCCTAAAAATTTTTCTATTGTTTTTGCCTTTGCAGGCGACTCTACAATCACTAAGTTCTTTGCCATTCTTTTTTTATTTGAAAAGCAAAAGTATGTGATTTTTTTAAAATAGCCTTTTTTGATGCCATTTTAATTGTATTGTTTTAAATTTTGCGAAAGTGTTTTTTTAATAATATGGATTAATTCTTTGGGTTGGATCACTTTTATTTGGTGATTGTGCGAAAGGATTTCAGACACCAACTCCATGGTAGGAATTAACTGCAAGGTAATAATGGTTTTACCGTTTTCGATTTCGGTTTTTTGGGAAGGATGAATTGGCAACGTGCTGAAATATTTCCCATATTCAATGGATGTTTCTAGGATCACCGTTACTTTTTCACTGAATCCTTCCAGCGGTTTGGTGGTAACTCCCATAAAACGAGCAAAGTGTTTATGCACGTCTATTGTATCTTTTAAAATAAATTCGGTGGTGGCTTCGCAATCATACATTCGGTCTAGTGCAAACGTTTTTAGTGCCGGTATTTTGGAACCGTTTTTTATTTCAAATCCCACCACATACCAACGCTTTTTGCTTTCTTTCAAAGCCAAAGGCATCAATTTTCTACGGTCGCTTTTGTATTGATCAAATTTTTGGTAATTGAACTCTAAATGTTTTTTTGAGCAAATCGCATCTTTAATGCAATTATAATTTTCTAAACCAGTTGCCTTGCGTTCATCGATTAAAATAAAATTATTGGCAGAAACATCTTGGGCAATGTGCAACATTTTTAAACTTTCCAAAGTGAACAATTGTGTGTTTTTTGAAGTGTTTTGCAACTCATCTTGCACCAAAAGATATTTCTTTTTTACTTTATCAAAAATAATTTTAATTTTTAAAGACGATTCAATATCTTTTAAATCGCGCTGAAAGGTTCGCAAAGACACGCTGTGATCTTCATCTACAAACGCATTTTTTAGTTTATTGTTTAACTCATCAAAAGACAAACCACTGCTGCCATGTAGCTGAAAAAGTTCTACAATGCGGGTTAATCTGCTAATTAAATTGTGTTTACTTGCCATAATTCGTATCAAAAGTATTTTTAAAAAGAGCTTCAATAGCCTCTATGCCAAACAGATTGATGTTTCGCGTGCCTATTCCTGCAAAATTACTTGCGTTTATTTTTGGTAGTTCTGTAAGCGGTTTAAAATTCAAATAATAGGTATCCCAATACAGCCATTGTGCCGCTTGCTGGTCATACACAAACACTTTTTTGCCGCTGTTTATAGCCATTTGCACTGCCCAAGCGGTGCCGCCTTTTACTTGCAAACGATTGTTTATTAATTTTAGATTGGTAACTGCATAAACCTCATCAGCATTTTTCACTTGAAACCAGTTTCTAGCCAAAAATTTTAAATATTGATTTATTTTAGAACGCTTTAAAACTTCGTTTGCTTTCAGTACGTTTTCAACGCCTTCATTGAATTCGTCGGTAGTTAATTCGTATTTATTTTCTGAGTTGTGAAACTTTGTTCGATAGGAATAAGCCACAACCCGCACGTGAAATTTCTTTGAAAAAAATTCAAAATACGAATCGGCTCCCTCTGCCCCGCCCGAATGGCATGTGTAATGATAAACGGCTTTCATAAGCGTAAATATACAATTAAAAAACGACACACAATGACGTAATAAAAATATCTAAATTTCATCTGCCATCTTGTCATACTTTTAATTTTAATTGTATCTTTGCGAATTGATTTGAATACGATTGGGAATATATGGAAAAGGTTATTGAAGAACAAAAACAAGGAACAAGCTTAGTTTTAGATCCGCAAAAAAATAATACCAAAAAGTTATTTATAGAAAGCTATGGTTGCCAGATGAATTTTTCTGACAGCGAAATTGTAGCGTCGATTTTAGCCAACGAAGGATATAACACCACACAAAATTTAGAAGAAGCCGATTTGGTTTTGGTAAATACCTGCTCAATCCGCGATAAGGCAGAGCAAACAGTGCGCAAGCGTTTAGAGAAATACAATGCCGTAAAATCGATCAATCCGTCTATGAAAGTGGGCGTTTTGGGCTGTATGGCAGAACGTTTAAAAAGCAAGTTTTTAGAGGAAGAAAAAATTGTGGATATGGTGGTTGGTCCCGATGCTTACAAAGACATTCCTAATCTTTTGAAGGAAGTTGAAGAAGGGCGCGACGCTATTAATGTGATTCTTTCTAAAGACGAAACCTATGGCGATATTGCACCTGTTCGTTTAAACAGCAATGGGGTTACTGCTTTTGTTTCTATCACGCGTGGTTGCGACAATATGTGTACGTTTTGCGTGGTGCCGTTTACCCGCGGCCGTGAACGCAGTCGCGAACCGCA is from Paenimyroides aestuarii and encodes:
- a CDS encoding formimidoylglutamase, with the protein product MMYEILTPISKELEQLIDTLPQHSLGKTMAIHKQNAFPDLENVQLALITVNENRGSSGTTNQVGFDTFRKNFYQLFPGNWTKKMVDLGTIHAGETIQDTYVAIKMLVTDLLKQRIVPIVLGGSQDLTYGLYRGYDAMEQNVNLVCIDNKIDVVNDVENPSENFMTHIIMDTPANLYNFSVLGYQTYFNSQEEIDLIDKMYFEAYRLGELITDIKIAEPVLRDADIVSLDIHAIKSADLGFFSEFFPNGFDGREICALARYAGLSDRVSSFGVFNIDNISEKSLLITQILWYFVEGFNFRMNEYPYISKSSYMKYIVPLEEQELIFFKSDVSERWWIEINSLVDANRKVLFPCSYDDYKQSLQNIVPERWWRANKKLLG
- the topA gene encoding type I DNA topoisomerase, giving the protein MAKNLVIVESPAKAKTIEKFLGKDYQVESSFGHIADLPSKEIGVDIENNFKPKYEVSADKKAVVKKLKDLSKKAETVWLASDEDREGEAIAWHLAEELKLKEQNTKRIVFHEITKTAIQKAIENPRTIDYNLVNAQQARRVLDRLVGYELSPVLWKKVRAGLSAGRVQSVSVRLIVEREREIESFQTESSFHIAAEFVAANGKSFKAKLPKNFKTQNEAQAFLEKNINATFKVSDLETKPAKKSPAAPFTTSTLQQEASRKLYYSVSQTMMLAQRLYESGLITYMRTDSVNLSQDAIKAAETEIVNVYGKEFSKPRNFSTKAKGAQEAHEAIRPTDMSRHSVNVDRDQARLYELIWKRTLASQMSDAQLERTNVTIVADKHNQHFVATGEVLLFEGFLKVYLEGNDDEDEEQEGLLPAMKVNEPLQNNYITATERFSRPPARYTEAALVKKLEELGIGRPSTYAPTISTIIARNYVEKGTAEGTERNYQLLRLESGNIKTSTQIEKVGADKGKLIPTDIGNIVTDFLVKNFATILDYNFTARVEGSFDEIAEGNLDWTKMMNEFYSHFHPNVIDVEKNAERESGERILGKDPKTGKPVLVRLGKFGPMAQIGDAEDEEKQFASLSPTQNIGTITLEEALTLFLLPKNLGTYQGETVEVNNGRFGPYVRYADMFVSLAKGEEPLDVSLERAIELIKEKQKADAPIAIYQGLPVQKGVGRFGPFIKWNNMFINVNKKYNFDALSQADIEELIADKLQKEKDKVIHDFKEEGIRVEKARWGRSVILQGKVKIELSKDVDAAALTLEEIQKLIEQKAPAKKTAAKKSTAKKASTKKTTTKSTKRTTKK
- a CDS encoding helix-turn-helix transcriptional regulator codes for the protein MASKHNLISRLTRIVELFQLHGSSGLSFDELNNKLKNAFVDEDHSVSLRTFQRDLKDIESSLKIKIIFDKVKKKYLLVQDELQNTSKNTQLFTLESLKMLHIAQDVSANNFILIDERKATGLENYNCIKDAICSKKHLEFNYQKFDQYKSDRRKLMPLALKESKKRWYVVGFEIKNGSKIPALKTFALDRMYDCEATTEFILKDTIDVHKHFARFMGVTTKPLEGFSEKVTVILETSIEYGKYFSTLPIHPSQKTEIENGKTIITLQLIPTMELVSEILSHNHQIKVIQPKELIHIIKKTLSQNLKQYN